GCGGCGGGGCCGAGGTCCCCCGGACGCACGACGGCCGCGTACCGCCGCCGGGAGTCCCGGGGAAGCGGTACGCGGCCTTCGTGCGCGCGAAGGGGTCAGGCGCCCATCATGTGCACGCCACCGTCGACGTGGATGATCTCGCCCGTCGTCTTCGGGAAGAAGTCCGAGAGCAGCGCGACGACACCGCGGCCGGCCGGCTCCGGGTCGGACATGTCCCACGCCAGCGGGGAGCGGTGGTTCCAGACGTCCGCGAGCTCGCCGAAGCCCGGGATGGACTTGGCGGCCATGGAGCCGAGCGGTCCGGCCGAGATCAGGTTGCAGCGGATGCTGTCCTTGCCGAGGTCACGGGCGAGGTAGCGGGAGGTGGCCTCCAGCGCCGCCTTGGCCGGGCCCATCCAGTCGTACTGGGGCCAGGCGAACTGCGCGTCGAAGGTGAGGCCGACGATCGAGCCGCCCTCGCTCATCAGCGGCTTGCAGGCCATGGCGAGCGACTTCAGCGAGAACGCCGAGACGTGCATCGCGGTGGCGACCGACTCGAAGGGGGTGTTCAGGAAGTTGCCGCCGAGCGCGTCCTGCGGCGCGAAGCCGATGGAGTGCACGACGCCGTCGAGCGAACCGAGCTCGTCGCGGACCAGGCCGGCGAGGCGGTCCAGGTGCTCGTCGTTGGTCACGTCCAGCTCGATGACCTTCGCCGGCTTGGGCAGCTTCTTGGCGATGCGCTCGGTCAGCGTGGGCCGGGGCCAGGCGGTGAGAATGACCTCGGCGCCCTGCTCCTGGGCCACCTTCGCGGTGTGGAAAGCGATGGACGACTCCATCAGCACACCCGTGATGAGGATGCGCTTGCCGTCGAGAATTCCGCTCATGGTGATCAGTGACCCATGCCCAATCCGCCGTCAACGGGGATGACGGCTCCAGTGATGTACGACGCGTCGTCGGAGGCGAGGAAGCGCACGGCTGCGGCGATCTCCCCGGGCTGCGCGTAGCGGCCGAGCGGCACCTGGGCGACGATGCCCTTGCGCTGCTCCTCGGTGAGCACCTGGGTCATGTCGGTGTCGACAAACCCGGGCGCGACGACGTTGAAAGTGATGTTCCGCGAGCCGAGCTCGCGGGCCAGCGACCGGGCGAAGCCGACAAGGCCCGCCTTGGAAGCGGCGTAGTTCGCCTGTCCGGCGGAGCCGAGGAGGCCCACGACGGAGGAGATCAGGACGACACGGCCCTTCTTGGCGCGCAGCATGCCGCGGTTGGCGCGCTTGACGACCCGGAAGGTGCCGGTGAGGTTGGTGTCGAGCACCGACGTGAAGTCGTCCTCGGACATCCGCATCAGCAACTGGTCCTTGGTGATACCGGCGTTGGCGACCAGCACCTCGACGGGACCGTGCTTCTCCTCGATCTCCTTGTATGCCTGCTCCACCTGCTCGGTGTCCGTGATGTCGCAGCGGACGGCCAGGCAGCCCGCCTCGGTGAGTTCCTCGGGCGGCTCGCCGGAGCGGTAGGTGATCGCGACCTTGTCGCCGTTGTCGGCGAAAGCGCGGGCGATGGCGAGGCCGATGCCCCGGTTTCCTCCGGTGACGAGAACCGAGCGGCTCAACGGATCACCCTTTCCTTGGCGGTCTGGTACCTCGAAAACCTATCGGTACCGTGCCTTGTACGGAGAATCGCCCTCTGACAGCGCCGCCGCGTGGCCACTGTGGGGTTCCTACAGAAGAGCGCGGGGCAGGGAAACAGGACAGCGAAAAGCGAAGGCCCCGAGCGGCCGTACCCACCATGATTCACTGCGGAGACATTTGTGCAGAGGTGGAGAAGGGGAGCCCACGTGGCCCACGAGGTAGATCAGTCATTCCTGGCGCTGCCGCTGCGTGCCCTCGCCGACGCGGCGCTCGCACGCGCCCGCGCGCTCGGTGCGGTGCACGCCGACTTCCGGTTCGAGAGGGTACGCAGCGCCGGCTGGCGGCTGCGCGACGCGCGGCCCTCCGGATCGTCGGACACCACCGACCTGGGGTACGCCGTACGGGTCGTGCACGGCGGGGCGTGGGGGTTCGCGTCCGGGGTGGACCTGACCATGGACGCCGCGGCGAAGGTGGCCTCGCAGGCCGTGGCCATGGCCAAGCTGTCGGCGAAGGTGATCGCCTCCGCGGGCTCGGACGAGCGGGTGGAGCTGGCCGACGAGCCCTCGCACGGCGAACGGACCTGGGTCTCGGCCTACGACGTCGACCCGTTCTCCGTACCGGACGAGGAGAAGACGGGGCTGCTCGCCGAGTGGAGCAGCCGGCTCCTGGGCGCCGAAGGTGTCGCGCATGTCGACGCCTCGCTGATGACCGTCCACGAGAACAAGTTCTACGCGGACACCGCGGGCACCGTCACCACGCAGCAGCGGGTGCGGGTGCATCCGCAGCTCACGGCGGTCGCCGTGGACGGGACGACCGGTGAGTTCGACTCGATGCGGACCATCGCTCCGCCGGTCGGGCGCGGCTGGGAGTACCTGACGGGCACCGGCTGGGACTGGGACGCCGAGCTGGAGCGGATTCCGGGGCTGCTCGCCGAGAAGATGCGGGCGCCGAGCGTCGAGGCGGGGACGTACGACCTGGTCGTCGACCCGTCCAACCTCTGGCTGACCATCCACGAGTCGATCGGCCACGCCACCGAGCTCGACCGCGCGCTGGGCTACGAGGCGGCGTACGCGGGGACCTCGTTCGCCACCTTCGACCAGCTGGGCAAGCTGGCGTACGGCTCCCCCGTGATGAACGTGACGGGCGACCGGACCGCCGAGCACGGGCTCGCGACCATCGGGTACGACGACGAGGGCGTCGAGGCGCAGTCGTGGGACCTGGTGAAGGACGGGACGCTGGTCGGCTACCAGCTGGACCGCCGGATCGCGAAGCTGACGGGTCTGGGCCGGTCCAACGGCTGTGCCTACGCGGACTCCCCCGGCCATGTGCCGGTGCAGCGCATGGCGAACGTGTCGCTGGCGGCCGATCCCGGTGGGCTGTCCACCGAGGACCTGATCGGCGGCGTGGAGCGCGGTATCTACGTGGTCGGCGACCGGTCGTGGTCCATCGACATGCAGCGCTACAACTTCCAGTTCACCGGGCAGCGCTTCTTCCGGATCGAGAACGGCAAGCTGGCCGGCCAGCTCCGCGACGTCGCCTACCAGGCGACGACCACCGACTTCTGGGGCTCGATGGAGAAGGTGGGCGGCCCGCAGACGTACGTCCTGGGCGGCGCCTTCAACTGCGGCAAGGCCCAGCCGGGCCAGGTCGCCGCCGTCTCGCACGGCTGCCCCTCCGCCCTCTTCCGAGGCGTGAACATCCTCAACACCACGCAGGAGGCAGGACGATGAGCCGGGTCAGCAAGCCCTACGAGATCGTCGAGCGGGCCCTGGAGCTGTCCACCGCCGACGGGTGCGTCGTCATCGCCGACGAGAGCTCCTCGGCCAACCTGCGCTGGGCCGGCAACGCGCTCACCACGAACGGGGTGACCCGGGGGCGGACGCTCACCGTCATCGCCACGGTGGACGGCGCCGAGGGCACGGCATCCGGCGTGGTGTCCCGCTCGGCCGTCACCGCCGCCGATCTGGAGCCGCTCGTCCGCGCCGCCGAGGCCGCCGCCCGCGGGGCAGGTCCGGCCGAGGACGCCCAGCCGCTGGTCTCCGGCGTGCCGGTCTCCCCCGACTTCACGGACGCCCCGGCCGAGACGGACGCCGAGGTGTTCGCCGACTTCGCCCCCGCGCTCGGTGACGCCTTCGCCCGCGCCAGGGCCGGAGGCCGTGAGCTGTACGGCTTCGCCAACCACGAGATGACCTCGACGTACGTCGGTACGTCGACGGGGCTGCGGCTGCGTCACGACCAGCCGAACGGCACCCTGGAGCTGAACGCCAAGTCCCCCGACCGTTCGCGTTCGGCCTGGGCGGGCCGCTCCACCCGGGACTTCAAGGACGTCGACCCGGCGTCGCTGGACGCGGAGCTCGCGAAGCGGCTCGGCTGGGCGGAGCGCCGTATCGAACTGCCTGCCGGGCGGTACGAGACGCTGCTGCCGCCGACGGCCGTGGCCGACCTGCTGATCTACCAGCTGTGGTCGTCGACCGCGCGGGACGCCGCCGAGGGCCGGACGGTCTTCTCCAAGCCGGGCGGGGGTACGCGGATCGGCGACAAGCTGTCCGGGCTGCCGCTGACCCTGCGCAGCGACCCGCACGCGCCGGGGCTCGAATCCGCGCCGTTCGTGATCGCCCACGCCTCCGGGGACGGCGCCTCCGTCTTCGACAACGGTCTGCCGCTCGCGCCGACGGACTGGCTGAAGGACGGCAGGCTGGAGCGTCTGACCACGACACGGCACTCCGCGGGCCTGACGGGTCTGCCGGTCGCCCCGGCCATCGACAATCTGCTCCTCGACGCCGGCGGTGAGCGTTCCCTGGACGAGATGGTCGCCGCGACGACCGGCCGGGCCCTGCTGCTGACCTGCATGTGGTACATCCGGGAGGTCGACCCGGCGACGCTGCTGCTGACCGGGCTGACCCGCGACGGGGTGTATCTCGTCGAGGACGGCGAGG
The Streptomyces sp. NBC_00234 DNA segment above includes these coding regions:
- the fabG gene encoding 3-oxoacyl-[acyl-carrier-protein] reductase; translated protein: MSRSVLVTGGNRGIGLAIARAFADNGDKVAITYRSGEPPEELTEAGCLAVRCDITDTEQVEQAYKEIEEKHGPVEVLVANAGITKDQLLMRMSEDDFTSVLDTNLTGTFRVVKRANRGMLRAKKGRVVLISSVVGLLGSAGQANYAASKAGLVGFARSLARELGSRNITFNVVAPGFVDTDMTQVLTEEQRKGIVAQVPLGRYAQPGEIAAAVRFLASDDASYITGAVIPVDGGLGMGH
- a CDS encoding metallopeptidase TldD-related protein — translated: MSRVSKPYEIVERALELSTADGCVVIADESSSANLRWAGNALTTNGVTRGRTLTVIATVDGAEGTASGVVSRSAVTAADLEPLVRAAEAAARGAGPAEDAQPLVSGVPVSPDFTDAPAETDAEVFADFAPALGDAFARARAGGRELYGFANHEMTSTYVGTSTGLRLRHDQPNGTLELNAKSPDRSRSAWAGRSTRDFKDVDPASLDAELAKRLGWAERRIELPAGRYETLLPPTAVADLLIYQLWSSTARDAAEGRTVFSKPGGGTRIGDKLSGLPLTLRSDPHAPGLESAPFVIAHASGDGASVFDNGLPLAPTDWLKDGRLERLTTTRHSAGLTGLPVAPAIDNLLLDAGGERSLDEMVAATTGRALLLTCMWYIREVDPATLLLTGLTRDGVYLVEDGEVVGEVNNFRFNESPVDLLSRATEAGRTEKTLPREWGDWFTRAAMPALRIPDFNMSSVSLGV
- a CDS encoding TldD/PmbA family protein; its protein translation is MAHEVDQSFLALPLRALADAALARARALGAVHADFRFERVRSAGWRLRDARPSGSSDTTDLGYAVRVVHGGAWGFASGVDLTMDAAAKVASQAVAMAKLSAKVIASAGSDERVELADEPSHGERTWVSAYDVDPFSVPDEEKTGLLAEWSSRLLGAEGVAHVDASLMTVHENKFYADTAGTVTTQQRVRVHPQLTAVAVDGTTGEFDSMRTIAPPVGRGWEYLTGTGWDWDAELERIPGLLAEKMRAPSVEAGTYDLVVDPSNLWLTIHESIGHATELDRALGYEAAYAGTSFATFDQLGKLAYGSPVMNVTGDRTAEHGLATIGYDDEGVEAQSWDLVKDGTLVGYQLDRRIAKLTGLGRSNGCAYADSPGHVPVQRMANVSLAADPGGLSTEDLIGGVERGIYVVGDRSWSIDMQRYNFQFTGQRFFRIENGKLAGQLRDVAYQATTTDFWGSMEKVGGPQTYVLGGAFNCGKAQPGQVAAVSHGCPSALFRGVNILNTTQEAGR
- the fabI gene encoding enoyl-ACP reductase FabI, with product MSGILDGKRILITGVLMESSIAFHTAKVAQEQGAEVILTAWPRPTLTERIAKKLPKPAKVIELDVTNDEHLDRLAGLVRDELGSLDGVVHSIGFAPQDALGGNFLNTPFESVATAMHVSAFSLKSLAMACKPLMSEGGSIVGLTFDAQFAWPQYDWMGPAKAALEATSRYLARDLGKDSIRCNLISAGPLGSMAAKSIPGFGELADVWNHRSPLAWDMSDPEPAGRGVVALLSDFFPKTTGEIIHVDGGVHMMGA